A region of Acidithiobacillus ferridurans DNA encodes the following proteins:
- a CDS encoding winged helix-turn-helix transcriptional regulator, with translation MMAIPQGSTTNNNVEMDPLYQARILLLAETAPPSGLIFRLQGSGAFLRTTSAMNDAFQLVTGWHPALLILQDWSARFAPWLMELSAYPVCAGLPVLAIGVDDDANAMSALDAGASAYVSTPCSETLLLAQASALLKKNQHWKCLPVERGSLIQVNPGSCRVWVNGEEIRLSRRLFRFLHYLALHPDRTFSPQEIANVLTDGRSLIQENSVAAQVHRLRKGLEKAGAAEWLETVHGFGYRLSLPPKNAIDVNLS, from the coding sequence ATGATGGCCATACCGCAAGGCAGCACAACGAATAACAATGTGGAAATGGATCCGCTTTATCAGGCACGCATTCTGCTGCTGGCAGAAACGGCGCCGCCGAGTGGGCTTATATTCCGCCTGCAGGGATCGGGCGCCTTCCTGCGCACGACGAGCGCAATGAATGACGCCTTTCAGCTTGTTACGGGATGGCACCCGGCCCTGCTGATTCTGCAGGACTGGTCTGCCCGATTTGCGCCGTGGCTCATGGAATTAAGCGCTTACCCGGTTTGTGCCGGTTTGCCGGTGCTGGCTATCGGGGTGGATGATGACGCAAACGCCATGTCCGCTCTGGATGCTGGAGCGAGCGCGTATGTATCGACCCCGTGTAGCGAGACGTTGTTGCTGGCGCAGGCATCGGCGCTGCTGAAAAAAAACCAGCACTGGAAATGCCTCCCGGTAGAGCGGGGGTCGCTGATCCAGGTCAATCCGGGAAGCTGTCGGGTATGGGTGAATGGGGAAGAAATACGTCTGAGTCGACGACTTTTCCGGTTTCTGCACTATTTGGCATTGCACCCGGATCGGACTTTCTCGCCCCAAGAAATTGCCAATGTATTGACGGACGGCCGCAGCCTCATCCAGGAAAATTCGGTGGCGGCTCAGGTGCATCGTTTGCGCAAAGGTCTGGAAAAGGCTGGCGCTGCGGAGTGGCTGGAAACGGTACATGGGTTTGGGTATCGCCTGAGTTTGCCGCCGAAAAACGCCATTGATGTAAATTTGTCATAA
- a CDS encoding DUF3568 family protein: MATQRRLAWLAVVGVVAALPLGGCVALLAAGAGGGAVAYVENGGVANFYAYYPTSVTRVSAASKAAFGEMSIHYNGEIRKSPSEYLIEGTTTDGQTAKVTLTSMATDVTKVNIRIGTFGDKPLSLQFQKLLSQRLGMTASPQAPAGVVLPQTSSQPAAPQQPQQPQQQTIPLQ; this comes from the coding sequence ATGGCGACGCAACGGCGGTTGGCGTGGTTGGCGGTAGTGGGTGTGGTAGCAGCTCTGCCGCTTGGTGGTTGCGTGGCGCTTCTCGCGGCCGGGGCTGGTGGTGGGGCCGTGGCCTATGTGGAAAATGGCGGGGTCGCCAATTTCTACGCCTACTATCCGACGTCGGTGACGCGGGTCAGTGCAGCGTCGAAGGCGGCATTCGGAGAAATGAGCATCCACTATAACGGCGAAATCCGCAAGAGTCCGTCCGAGTATCTGATCGAGGGTACCACCACGGACGGCCAGACCGCCAAGGTAACGCTGACTTCCATGGCCACGGATGTTACCAAGGTCAACATCCGTATCGGGACTTTTGGCGACAAGCCACTATCTTTGCAGTTCCAGAAGCTGCTTTCGCAACGGCTGGGCATGACCGCCAGTCCTCAGGCCCCGGCAGGGGTGGTATTGCCTCAGACCAGCAGTCAACCAGCGGCGCCGCAACAGCCACAGCAGCCGCAACAGCAAACCATCCCGCTTCAGTAA
- a CDS encoding type II toxin-antitoxin system Phd/YefM family antitoxin, producing MPETTFTELRNHAKTWFDLVESGQTVRVLRNGKLIAEIHPIPAQLPSWKQRPARPLAIGGKEISRLILDERGD from the coding sequence ATGCCGGAAACCACCTTCACCGAATTACGCAACCACGCCAAGACCTGGTTCGATCTGGTCGAGAGCGGACAGACGGTGCGCGTATTGCGCAACGGCAAACTCATCGCCGAAATTCACCCCATCCCGGCGCAACTGCCTTCGTGGAAGCAGCGTCCGGCGCGCCCACTGGCCATCGGTGGCAAGGAGATCAGCCGGCTCATCCTCGACGAGCGCGGAGACTGA
- a CDS encoding type II toxin-antitoxin system VapC family toxin: MRVYFDSSAFAKRYIDATGTADVLAWCERASELALSVIAVPELISAFCRLQREGRLTEAQYQIIKRALMLDIADALICDTTPQVLQHAVKALENHTLRGMDAIHLGAALACTAEVFISADARQCRAAEAFGLQVVSL; this comes from the coding sequence ATGCGCGTCTATTTCGACTCGTCGGCCTTTGCCAAGCGCTACATCGACGCAACCGGCACTGCTGACGTCCTGGCGTGGTGCGAACGGGCCAGCGAACTGGCACTGTCGGTCATCGCCGTGCCTGAACTGATCTCCGCCTTCTGCCGTCTGCAACGGGAAGGACGCCTGACGGAGGCGCAATACCAGATCATCAAGCGCGCCCTTATGCTCGACATCGCCGATGCGCTGATCTGCGATACCACTCCCCAGGTCCTCCAGCACGCCGTCAAAGCCTTGGAAAACCACACGCTGCGCGGCATGGACGCCATCCACCTGGGCGCCGCCCTCGCCTGCACCGCCGAAGTGTTCATCTCGGCCGATGCCCGCCAATGTCGCGCCGCCGAGGCCTTCGGTCTGCAGGTGGTATCGCTATGA
- a CDS encoding sugar porter family MFS transporter: MREIETRQPKKDWRFILIAIVAGLGGLLFGYDTGVVAGVLLFLNQVFHFDASMKGLFVAIALAAAAVGAAFAGALADAFGRRTVLIVAAVLFSAGAILASVAWTIPLLFLGRVMVGAAIGVSSMITPLYLSEITAAHWRGAIVTINQFYITVGIFVSYLVDYMLSGVTDGWRWMLAIGAIPGFILLGGMMILPESPRWLAGRDLIEKAAAGLRFLRGRQDVSEELGDLRRDVVEGSHRAAPWSLLLKRKVRKPLIVGIGLAVFQQITGINVVIYFAPTIFQDAGLSSASASILATVGIGAVNVIMTSVAMRLLDTAGRRKMLLFGLYGMLVSLIFIGTGFMIQLHGALTYIIVGMVAIFVAFFAIGLGPIFWLMISEIFPLAIRGRAMSIATVANWVSNMVISGIFLDLLLMIGRGPTFIFYASMTVLAILFTLWIVPETKGKTLEQIEDSL; this comes from the coding sequence ATGCGCGAGATAGAGACACGCCAACCCAAGAAAGACTGGCGATTTATTTTGATTGCAATTGTCGCTGGGCTCGGTGGATTGCTATTTGGCTACGACACCGGTGTCGTCGCTGGTGTTCTCTTGTTTTTAAATCAAGTTTTTCACTTTGATGCAAGCATGAAGGGGCTATTTGTTGCAATCGCACTGGCCGCTGCCGCCGTGGGCGCAGCATTTGCCGGAGCACTTGCAGATGCTTTTGGACGTCGCACCGTACTGATCGTTGCCGCCGTTCTCTTCTCAGCGGGTGCGATTTTGGCCTCAGTGGCTTGGACCATACCCCTTCTCTTCCTGGGCCGGGTTATGGTAGGAGCCGCCATTGGGGTATCTTCCATGATTACCCCTCTGTACCTATCAGAAATCACAGCGGCGCATTGGCGCGGTGCCATTGTAACCATTAATCAATTTTATATTACCGTGGGTATTTTTGTATCTTATCTGGTTGATTATATGCTCTCTGGTGTCACCGATGGTTGGCGATGGATGCTGGCAATCGGTGCCATTCCCGGCTTTATCTTGCTTGGGGGAATGATGATCCTGCCGGAAAGTCCTCGATGGTTGGCGGGGCGTGATCTCATAGAAAAGGCGGCGGCAGGGCTTCGTTTTTTGCGGGGACGTCAGGACGTTTCCGAAGAGCTTGGAGATCTACGTCGCGATGTTGTTGAGGGCAGCCATCGGGCAGCGCCCTGGTCGTTGCTGCTGAAACGTAAGGTCCGTAAGCCCCTTATCGTCGGTATCGGTCTGGCAGTTTTTCAACAAATAACGGGTATCAATGTGGTTATTTATTTTGCACCGACCATTTTCCAGGATGCCGGTTTATCTTCGGCTTCAGCTTCCATTCTCGCCACCGTGGGTATTGGTGCCGTCAATGTGATCATGACAAGCGTCGCAATGCGGTTATTGGACACCGCCGGTCGTCGCAAAATGCTGCTTTTTGGTCTCTATGGTATGCTGGTCAGTCTTATTTTTATTGGTACTGGATTCATGATACAGCTTCACGGCGCACTGACTTATATCATCGTGGGTATGGTTGCTATCTTTGTCGCTTTTTTTGCTATTGGCCTTGGACCTATTTTCTGGCTAATGATCTCTGAGATTTTTCCGCTCGCTATCCGGGGTAGGGCCATGAGTATTGCAACCGTCGCTAATTGGGTCTCAAACATGGTGATTTCCGGTATATTCCTAGACTTGTTATTGATGATTGGACGCGGCCCTACTTTCATATTTTATGCGTCAATGACTGTTTTGGCGATCCTATTTACCCTATGGATTGTACCAGAAACAAAGGGTAAGACCTTGGAGCAGATCGAAGATAGTCTATAA
- the sixA gene encoding phosphohistidine phosphatase SixA, translating into MQLVLVRHGKAEDPAARSSDLERELTTTGRSTVKGMAQGLRLCVSGKVVIWTSPLPRARQTADILANAFKVKKVREHDAIAAGDLEVLASDWRDLDPQPKALILVGHQPHLGNWAERLTGAVLPIKTAAALAVDLDEDGALSGMLRWYAHPKVLASLADR; encoded by the coding sequence ATGCAACTCGTGTTGGTGCGACACGGCAAGGCGGAAGACCCGGCGGCACGGTCGTCTGATCTTGAGCGGGAACTGACCACTACAGGACGTTCGACGGTAAAGGGGATGGCGCAAGGATTGCGACTTTGCGTGTCAGGGAAGGTCGTGATCTGGACCAGCCCCTTGCCACGTGCTCGCCAGACCGCCGATATCCTGGCCAACGCCTTTAAGGTGAAAAAGGTTCGGGAGCACGACGCCATAGCGGCGGGCGATCTGGAGGTTCTCGCCAGCGATTGGCGGGATCTGGATCCCCAGCCCAAGGCCTTGATCCTAGTCGGGCATCAGCCCCACCTGGGAAACTGGGCAGAACGCCTCACTGGTGCCGTGCTGCCGATCAAGACCGCAGCGGCGCTGGCGGTGGACCTGGATGAGGACGGCGCGTTGAGCGGTATGCTGCGCTGGTACGCCCATCCCAAGGTGCTGGCCAGTCTTGCAGACCGTTGA
- a CDS encoding Slp family lipoprotein → MNISKVLTGMIVALALGGCATVTPVSGQFPSVTPRQAQTGAENGKLVRWGGTLIKAQPKAQETCFTVMALPLRQDGRPYKGGEKSDEGRFIACAPGFYDPVLYAAGRELTFIGTVTGVQVEKVGGYDYPYPQLQASTVYLWPVEVPQPATSAVFINGGWYGGPWGPWGPWGPWGPWGW, encoded by the coding sequence ATGAACATATCGAAGGTCTTGACGGGTATGATCGTAGCGCTGGCTCTGGGGGGGTGCGCGACGGTAACGCCGGTGAGTGGGCAGTTCCCGTCCGTTACGCCGCGTCAGGCGCAAACAGGCGCGGAAAACGGCAAGCTGGTGCGTTGGGGCGGCACACTCATCAAAGCGCAGCCGAAGGCTCAGGAGACGTGCTTTACGGTAATGGCGCTGCCGCTGCGTCAGGATGGACGGCCTTACAAGGGTGGGGAAAAATCGGATGAAGGGCGGTTTATTGCCTGTGCGCCCGGGTTCTACGACCCGGTGCTCTATGCGGCGGGACGGGAGCTTACCTTTATTGGTACCGTGACCGGGGTGCAAGTGGAAAAGGTCGGCGGGTATGATTATCCCTATCCCCAACTGCAAGCCAGCACCGTGTATTTATGGCCGGTGGAGGTACCGCAACCCGCTACGAGTGCGGTGTTTATCAACGGTGGTTGGTACGGCGGACCCTGGGGACCGTGGGGGCCTTGGGGGCCGTGGGGCCCATGGGGTTGGTGA